A DNA window from Myripristis murdjan chromosome 19, fMyrMur1.1, whole genome shotgun sequence contains the following coding sequences:
- the dnmbp gene encoding dynamin-binding protein isoform X3 → MKSQVVLGNPVMFGPVDWNNRTGPPVKRGKSVEELGDAGWARERERMVRLQQLQQVHQLQLQQQQQVAYPGYAVVAGQPQAPVMVAGPGDAIPVPCCSVPVHGGLMPLQGGPMVAVAVPVPPPVHVPAPWPVQWENHAQVRQDSACHNPSWEYEDRDKRAFKDNRPQSRDVYFRPGSEDGYLELRRSEWKGKHCFYQGPEDYSSQEYRRVPQEKDNSDLRSQERYDKSEVDRNRIDYWTREKDHNSDRYSHKSHRDLEQYDQKDEYNHREHYDRKYKERYEHKEQYYDNRKHGKEDVREHDNYNSRYEDDYDHADRYAHREDYYEQRDRDYYYDRNDRDYYDRKERYHYREKDHYQRREEDYYYDEKPKDHHYDRRAEDRYDRREDRDAYDHKSEEVCRYKGREPDFGQDEHYSYKEKDRYYRYRDSYDDEKDEPYNQSRRNDCKAKEQYERRALDHYNLENDGRYNRKADNYEFKEEEHFYRKPRDRYQDLRSISIDEYPTKTRKTHCEEWVEEQNQKLALREMHSFEDPVIYTRSEDQERGYESSSGSAGPRRGRKPVYVGSLDRNSFYRKTAPSSLRRSQFATSRKQNQEMTLLSSQPKPLESTPVSDTAAAAGSTEDPELRMLEKRTKVIEELLQTEKDYIKDLQMCVKEIIQPLQRKQVQNVDFDGLFGNISSVIDLSQRLFKTLQDTDSIGKVFLDFKSELEEVYKIYCQNHDDAISLLETYEKDENIQRHVLECLEKLRAVYREWGKTNYINLGSFLIKPVQRVMRYPLLLMELLGATPESHHDRPHLTQALQAVKEINVNINEYKRRKDLVVKYRKGDEDTLIDKISKLSMHSIIKKSNRVSSHLKHLTGISPQIKDEAFDEAEKKFRLQERLIKSFIRDISLYLQHIRESASVKVLAAISFCDIYTEHSVLDPERFQRAHRCISDKQFTQFKERTEALVINPLTQLLLMFAGPHKLIQKRFDKLLDYDNCKERAERLKDRRVQEELQVARNNYEALNAQLLDELPKFHTVAEELFTGCVRAFAQSQKDFMKMTLGELQPLLQFSGGTQSNIVTMFQDEYNRVLQLLQSFSFCPENLPPTTTTRKPFEKKTLEKQTSKKQLQGPPNYILQTDEQRAALLARYGPEKLFQAERNFNAAQDLDVSVLEGDIVGVIKQQDPMGSHNRWLIDNGVTKGFVYSSFLKPYNPRRSQSDVSIESQSSNESGYGGSSPVFSRQNSNSTLTFNQDTATVSFSAAQPQSHSSPHPSLDSGSSRRSYHRDAPNPNSTNQNNSINSSPRNPSNHREYSDQTYRNSPNHRDSDPSYRYSGNHRDSFDVSHANPASLKETSDLSETDSSSSLRNNGSQRYGQADTSVGSHQWRNGDSRSQRKSPHSRDDYIEPQPEPESELDGHQIYYALYSFSARCANELSISANQRVRILEFQDMNGNSEWWLGEAGGRRGYVPSNYIRKSEYT, encoded by the exons ATGAAGAGCCAAGTGGTTTTGGGCAACCCAGTCATGTTTGGTCCTGTGGATTGGAACAATAGAACTGGACCGCCGGTAAAAAGAGGGAAGAGTGTGGAGGAGCTGGGAGATGCTGGCtgggcgagggagagagagaggatggttCGTCTGCAACAGCTACAACAAGTACACCAActccagcttcagcagcagcaacaggttGCATATCCCGGGTACGCAGTAGTTGCTGGCCAACCACAGGCACCGGTGATGGTGGCAGGTCCAGGTGATGCAATTCCAGTTCCTTGCTGCTCAGTTCCAGTCCATGGTGGCTTGATGCCTCTTCAAGGTGGACCAATGGTGGCTGTAGCTGTGCCAGTGCCGCCTCCAGTGCATGTGCCAGCTCCATGGCCTGTACAATGGGAGAACCATGCCCAGGTTAGACAGGACAGTGCCTGCCATAATCCCAGCTGGGAGTATGAGGACCGAGACAAGAGAGCATTCAAAGACAACAGGCCTCAAAGTCGGGACGTCTATTTCCGCCCTGGTTCAGAGGATGGTTACCTGGAGCTGAGGAGATCTGAATGGAAAGGCAAACATTGTTTCTATCAAGGACCAGAGGACTACAGCTCCCAAGAGTACAGGAGAGTGCCACAAGAAAAGGACAACAGTGACCTCAGATCTCAAGAAAGGTACGATAAATCAGAGGTGGACAGAAACAGAATAGACTATTGGACTAGAGAGAAGGACCATAATTCTGACCGTTATAGTCACAAGAGTCACAGAGATTTGGAACAATATGATCAGAAGGATGAATACAACCACAGGGAACATTATGACAGGAAATACAAGGAGCGCTATGAACACAAAGAGCAGTATTATGACAACAGGAAACATGGTAAAGAGGATGTGAGAGAACATGACAATTACAATAGCCGGTACGAGGATGACTATGATCATGCAGACCGCTATGCCCACCGTGAGGATTATTatgaacagagagacagagactacTACTATGACCGCAATGACAGAGATTATTATGATCGTAAAGAGAGATATCACTACAGAGAAAAGGACCACTACCAGCGCAGAGAGGAGGACTACTACTATGATGAAAAACCTAAGGACCATCATTATGACCGGCGTGCGGAGGATCGATATGACCGCAGAGAGGACAGGGATGCCTATGATCACAAGAGTGAGGAAGTGTGCAGGTATAAAGGAAGAGAGCCTGACTTTGGACAGGATGAACACTACAGCTATAAGGAAAAGGACCGTTATTACAGATATAGGGATTCCTATGATGATGAGAAAGATGAGCCTTACAACCAGAGCAGGAGGAATGACTGCAAAGCAAAGGAGCAGTATGAGAGGAGGGCCTTAGACCACTACAACCTTGAGAATGATGGCCGCTACAATCGCAAGGCTGACAACTATGAATTTAAAGAAGAGGAACATTTCTACCGCAAACCCCGAGACAGATATCAGGATTTGCGCTCAATATCCATAGACGAATACCCCACCAAAACTCGCAAAACACACTGCGAGGAATGGGTAGAGGAACAGAACCAGAAACTGGCACTCAGGGAAATGCATTCTTTTGAGGATCCTGTAATATACACCCGCAGTGAAGACCAGGAAAGGGGATATGAGTCGAGTTCCGGGAGTGCAGGTCCAAGACGGGGCCGCAAGCCAGTTTATGTTGGTTCACTAGATCGTAACAGTTTCTACAGGAAGACAGCCCCAAGCTCCCTGCGAAGGTCACAGTTTGCCACCAGCAGGAAACAAAACCAAG AGATGACCCTCCTGTCGTCCCAACCCAAACCCCTGGAGTCCACCCCGGTCTCAGAcacagccgccgccgccggcaGCACCGAGGACCCCGAGCTGCGGATGCTGGAGAAGAGGACGAAGGTCAtcgaggagctgctgcagacagaGAAGGACTACATCAAAGATCTGCAGATGTGTGTCAAAGAGATAATCCAGCCGCTGCAGCGCAAACAG GTGCAGAACGTGGACTTTGATGGTCTCTTCGGCAACATCAGCTCTGTGATTGACCTGTCACAACGTCTGTTCAAGACCCTGCAGGACACTGACTCCATCG GAAAGGTCTTTCTGGACTTCAagtcagagctggaggaggtaTACAAGATCTACTGCCAGAACCATGATGATGCCATCTCTCTCCTGGAGACCTACGAGAAGGATGAAAACATCCAGCGGCATGTGCTGGAGTGTCTGGAGAAGCTCAG AGCTGTGTATCGAGAGTG ggGGAAGACGAATTACATAAATCTGGGCTCCTTCCTGATCAAGCCGGTGCAGCGGGTGATGCGCTACCCgctgctgctgatggagctGCTGGGAGCCACGCCCGAGAGCCATCACGACCGGCCCCATCTGACCCAGGCCCTGCAGGCCGTCAAGGAGATCAACGTCAACATCAATGAGTACAAACGCAGAAAGGATCTGG TGGTGAAGTACAGAAAAGGAGACGAAGATACGCTGATTGACAAGATCTCCAAACTGAGCATGCACTCCATCATTAAGAAATCCAACCGAGTCAGCAGCCACCTCAAACACCTCACAGGAATATCACCCCAG ATCAAAGATGAAGCGTTTGATGAGGCTGAAAAGAAGTTCAGGCTGCAGGAGAGGCTCATTAAATCTTTTATTCGGGACATTTCCTTGTACCTGCAACATATACGG GAATCGGCATCTGTGAAGGTGCTGGCAGCCATCAGTTTCTGTGACATCTACACAGAGCACAGTGTCCTGGACCCCGAGCGCTTCCAGAGAGCCCACCGTTGCATTAGCGACAAGCAGTTCACGCAGTTT AAAGAGCGCACAGAGGCCTTAGTCATCAACCCGCTCACTCAGCTCCTCCTCATGTTTGCTGGGCCGCACAAACTCATCCAAAAGCGTTTTGACAAGCTGCTTGACTATGACAACTGCAAGGAGCGTGCAGAGCGCCTGAAGGACCGCCGGGTccaagaggagctgcaggtggcACGCAACAACTATGAGGCGCTCAATGCCCAGCTTCTGGACGAGCTCCCCAAATTCCACACTGTGGCAGAGGAGTTGTTTACTGGCTGTGTGCGGGCCTTCGCTCAATCCCAGAAGGACTTCATGAAGATGACACTGGGAGAGCTGCAGCCCCTCCTACag ttttcTGGTGGCACACAGAGCAACATAGTGACTATGTTCCAAGATGAGTATAATCGAGTTCTCCAGCTTCTGCAGAGCTTCAGCTTCTGTCCTGAGAACCtgcctcccaccaccaccacacgtAAGCCCTTCGAGAAGAAGACTCTCGAGAAGCAGACCTCCAAGAAGCAACTGCAAGGACCT CCCAATTACATCTTGCAGACAGATGAGCAGCGTGCAGCGCTTCTGGCACGCTACGGCCCTGAGAAGCTTTTCCAGGCTGAGAGGAACTTCAATGCAGCCCAGGATCTGGATGTCTCTGTGTTGGAAGGAGACATTGTAGGCGTTATCAAGCAGCAGGACCCCATGGGTAGCCACAATCGCTGGTTGATTGATAATGGAG ttACCAAGGGATTTGTTTACAGCTCCTTCCTCAAGCCCTACAACCCACGCAGGAGCCAATCGGATGTGTCCATTGAGAGCCAATCATCCAATGAGTCAGGCTATGGTGGCTCCTCCCCTGTTTTCTCCCGCCAGAACAGCAACAGCACGCTGACCTTTAATCAGGATACGGCCACCGTCAGCTTTTCCGCGGCACAGCCTCAAAGCCATTCCTCACCACACCCTTCACTGGACTCTGGCTCCTCCCGCAGGAGCTATCACAGAGATgcacctaaccctaactccaCCAATCAGAACAACTCAATAAACTCCTCACCCAGAAATCCTTCAAATCATAGGGAATACTCTGATCAAACATACCGAAATTCCCCCAACCACAGAGACTCAGATCCCTCCTACCGGTATTCAGGCAATCACAGAGACTCATTTGATGTGAGCCACGCAAACCCGGCCAGCCTTAAAGAGACGTCAGACCTCTCAGAGACAGACTCCTCTTCTTCACTCAGAAATAACGGTTCACAAAGGTACGGCCAAGCAGACACAAGCGTCGGTTCACACCAGTGGCGAAACGGAGATAGTCGCAGCCAGAGGAAATCTCCCCACTCCCGAGATGACTACATCGAACCACAGCCAGAACCTGAGAGTGAATTAGATGGACATCAG ATTTACTACGCTCTCTACTCCTTCAGTGCCCGTTGCGCAAATGAACTGAGcatctcagccaatcagcgcGTCCGCATACTGGAGTTCCAGGACATGAACGGCAACAGTGAATGGTGGCTGGGGGAGGCAGGCGGACGGCGAGGCTACGTACCTTCGAACTACATCCGCAAATCTGAATATACATGA